From one Rubrobacter xylanophilus genomic stretch:
- a CDS encoding LTA synthase family protein, whose amino-acid sequence MTRNVLREMASRLRGLLTFEDWVYLLSLLAPLFLYNVALKVVRITTQLNIPGPLGFADQLRSDVFFNLGYAALWIGLFAIVRGRLGRTALLALFHLSCLLLPVLTTAAHFYYKTTGSTLDYSLIILTLTSFEEIQGVIASEVTGLHWALLSAVLFYSIAGPAMITRLASGDWHVPVWTEGAPAERGALRTALATCFAAGAFVLVSTLPSATGVGNYFARDAIVNMVLNEVATARIEEPLVVSSVSVEDLPTDTRLVATPRAQKRNVVLVFLESVRARSATPYNPELETTPFLDELAKDSLMAQNAYAVVPHTSKSMVAAHCGVEPPLDTKMTESEPDAIPARCLPDLLKEQGYRTVFFQSATENFERRRALVENFGYEEFYPLESMDTEGYDQVNYFGYEDDIMLEPSRRWLKENGDGPFMATYLTVTSHHDYNVPPDFETEKFSDKELVNKYQNTVHYQDAFLEKLFRQYRELGLYDETIFVVMADHGEGFGEHGLYQHDNTIYNEGIKIPLLFHDPRRFEGGEVVETPVQNLVVLPTVVDLLGYRIEGGEYRGRSLLDPLEPKPLKVSCWVENRCLALIDGDEKYIYHFGHREQEYFDLSEDPLEKNNVIGRQREERIDRLRNELLFWEAYVRAMYEQHMISLREETTATPMETTAAE is encoded by the coding sequence ATGACACGGAACGTCCTCAGGGAGATGGCCTCTCGCCTGAGAGGGCTTCTGACATTCGAAGACTGGGTGTACCTGCTCAGCCTCCTTGCGCCGCTCTTTCTGTACAACGTGGCGCTCAAGGTGGTCCGGATAACGACCCAGCTGAACATCCCGGGGCCCCTGGGTTTCGCGGACCAGCTGCGCTCGGACGTGTTCTTCAACCTGGGTTACGCGGCGCTCTGGATAGGGCTCTTCGCCATCGTGCGCGGCAGGCTTGGCAGAACGGCGCTGCTGGCGCTCTTCCACCTCTCCTGTCTCCTGCTCCCGGTGCTCACCACCGCGGCCCACTTCTACTACAAGACCACGGGCTCCACGCTGGACTACAGCCTGATAATCCTCACCCTCACTTCCTTCGAGGAGATACAGGGGGTCATAGCCTCCGAGGTGACGGGGCTGCACTGGGCGCTCCTCTCCGCGGTGCTCTTCTACAGCATAGCGGGGCCCGCCATGATCACCCGGCTCGCAAGCGGCGACTGGCACGTCCCGGTGTGGACGGAAGGTGCTCCCGCGGAGAGGGGAGCTCTCAGAACGGCGCTCGCCACCTGCTTCGCGGCGGGCGCCTTCGTGCTCGTCTCCACCCTCCCGAGCGCCACCGGGGTGGGCAACTATTTCGCCCGGGACGCCATCGTGAACATGGTCCTGAACGAGGTGGCCACCGCGCGCATAGAGGAGCCTCTGGTGGTCTCCAGCGTCTCCGTGGAGGACCTGCCCACCGACACCCGCCTGGTGGCCACCCCGCGCGCCCAGAAGCGCAACGTGGTGCTGGTGTTCCTGGAGTCCGTGAGGGCGCGCTCCGCCACCCCCTACAACCCCGAGCTCGAGACCACCCCGTTTCTGGACGAGCTGGCGAAAGACAGCCTGATGGCCCAGAACGCCTACGCGGTTGTCCCCCACACCTCCAAGTCCATGGTCGCGGCTCACTGCGGGGTCGAGCCGCCGCTGGACACCAAGATGACGGAGTCGGAGCCCGACGCCATCCCGGCGCGCTGCCTGCCGGACCTCCTCAAGGAGCAGGGCTACCGTACCGTCTTCTTCCAGTCGGCCACGGAGAACTTCGAGCGGCGGCGGGCGCTGGTCGAGAACTTCGGCTACGAGGAGTTCTACCCCCTGGAGAGCATGGACACCGAGGGCTACGACCAAGTCAACTACTTCGGCTACGAGGACGACATCATGCTCGAGCCCAGCCGCCGCTGGCTGAAGGAGAACGGCGACGGGCCGTTCATGGCCACCTACCTCACGGTCACCAGCCACCACGACTACAACGTCCCCCCGGACTTCGAGACCGAAAAGTTCTCCGATAAGGAGCTGGTGAACAAGTACCAGAACACCGTCCACTACCAGGACGCCTTTCTGGAGAAGCTCTTCCGGCAGTACAGGGAGCTGGGGCTCTACGACGAGACCATCTTCGTGGTGATGGCCGACCACGGGGAGGGCTTCGGGGAGCACGGCCTCTACCAGCACGACAACACCATCTACAACGAGGGGATCAAGATCCCCCTCCTCTTCCACGACCCGCGGCGCTTCGAGGGCGGCGAGGTGGTGGAGACCCCGGTTCAGAACCTCGTGGTGCTCCCGACGGTCGTCGATCTGCTGGGCTACAGGATCGAGGGCGGCGAGTACCGCGGGAGGTCGCTGCTCGACCCGCTGGAGCCCAAGCCGCTGAAGGTGAGCTGCTGGGTCGAGAACCGCTGTCTGGCCCTGATCGACGGAGACGAGAAGTACATCTACCACTTCGGGCACCGCGAGCAGGAGTACTTCGACCTCTCCGAGGACCCGCTGGAGAAGAACAACGTCATCGGGCGGCAGCGGGAGGAGAGGATCGACCGCCTGCGCAACGAACTGCTCTTCTGGGAGGCCTACGTGCGCGCGATGTACGAGCAACACATGATCTCGCTGCGGGAGGAGACCACGGCGACGCCGATGGAGACCACGGCCGCGGAGTAG
- the acs gene encoding acetate--CoA ligase: MTEEKSTVRTYDPPEDFAARANVRDRSIYEEAAKDFEGFWAGRARKLHWFREWDEVLRWDPPEAQWFVGGKINASYNCLDYQIEQGRGDKRAIVWEGDEPGENRTLTYSELKAEVEKFANVLKSLGVRKGDAVSIYLPMIPELPIAMLACARIGAPHSVVFGAFSAQSLRDRINDCEAKVLVTADSGPRGGKRTPLKANADEALQDAPSIEKVVVVRRTGDAVNMVEGRDLWWHELMEKAEPECPAEEMDSEDILYILYSSGSTGKPKGIVHTTGGYLTHVNTTTEWVFDLKEDDVYWCTADIGWVTGHSYIVYGPLSNGATALMFEGTPAYPANDRWWDIIERHGVTILYTAPTAIRSFMKQGTGPIEKHDLSSLRLLGSVGEPINPRAWEWYHEHVGGGRCPVVDTWWQTETGGIMISPLPGITRTKPGSATFPLPGIFAGIYDEEGNEIEGPGVGNLVIKRPWPGMLRTLYKDPERFRETYWQKYGDVYFSGDGARRDEDGYFWVTGRVDDVINVSGHRISTAEVESALVAHPAVAEAAVIGRYDEDTGQAIVAYVILEGDRKGSDELAQELRQQVRRVIGAHARPQEIVFTPDLPKTRSGKIMRRILRSLSEGRDDLGDTTTLADPSVVDSLKEQVSASR, encoded by the coding sequence ATGACCGAAGAGAAGTCTACCGTCCGCACCTACGACCCGCCGGAAGACTTCGCCGCCCGGGCCAACGTCAGGGACCGGAGCATCTACGAAGAGGCCGCGAAGGACTTCGAGGGCTTCTGGGCCGGGCGGGCCCGGAAGCTGCACTGGTTCAGGGAGTGGGACGAGGTTCTTCGCTGGGATCCGCCCGAGGCGCAGTGGTTCGTCGGCGGCAAGATCAACGCCTCCTACAACTGCCTCGACTACCAGATAGAGCAGGGCCGCGGGGACAAGCGGGCCATAGTCTGGGAGGGGGACGAGCCCGGCGAGAACCGCACCCTCACCTACTCCGAGCTCAAGGCGGAGGTGGAGAAGTTCGCCAACGTCCTCAAGAGCCTCGGCGTCCGCAAGGGGGACGCGGTCTCCATCTATTTGCCCATGATCCCCGAGCTGCCCATCGCCATGCTCGCCTGCGCCCGCATCGGGGCGCCGCATTCGGTGGTCTTCGGGGCGTTCAGCGCCCAGAGCCTCAGGGACAGGATCAACGACTGCGAGGCGAAGGTGCTGGTGACCGCGGACTCCGGACCACGCGGCGGCAAGCGGACGCCGCTGAAGGCCAACGCCGACGAGGCGCTCCAGGACGCCCCCTCCATCGAGAAGGTGGTCGTGGTCCGGCGCACCGGGGACGCGGTGAACATGGTCGAGGGCCGCGACCTGTGGTGGCACGAGCTCATGGAGAAGGCTGAGCCCGAGTGTCCGGCCGAGGAGATGGACTCCGAGGACATCCTGTACATCCTCTATTCTTCGGGGTCCACTGGCAAGCCCAAGGGTATCGTGCACACCACCGGTGGCTATCTGACCCACGTCAACACCACCACCGAGTGGGTCTTCGACCTCAAGGAGGACGACGTCTACTGGTGCACGGCGGATATCGGGTGGGTCACCGGCCACTCCTACATCGTCTACGGTCCACTCTCCAACGGTGCCACCGCGCTCATGTTCGAGGGGACGCCGGCCTACCCGGCGAACGACCGCTGGTGGGACATCATCGAGCGGCATGGGGTCACCATCCTCTACACCGCTCCGACGGCGATACGGTCGTTCATGAAGCAGGGCACCGGGCCCATCGAGAAGCACGACCTCTCCAGCCTGCGGCTTCTGGGTTCCGTCGGGGAGCCCATAAACCCGCGGGCGTGGGAGTGGTACCACGAGCACGTCGGCGGGGGACGCTGCCCGGTGGTCGACACCTGGTGGCAGACGGAGACCGGGGGGATCATGATCTCGCCGCTGCCCGGGATCACGCGCACCAAGCCCGGGAGCGCCACCTTCCCGCTGCCGGGCATCTTCGCGGGAATCTACGACGAGGAGGGCAACGAGATCGAGGGCCCCGGCGTGGGGAACCTGGTCATCAAGCGACCCTGGCCGGGGATGCTCCGCACCCTCTACAAGGACCCCGAGCGCTTCCGGGAGACCTACTGGCAGAAGTACGGCGACGTGTACTTCTCCGGTGACGGGGCCCGGCGCGACGAGGACGGCTACTTCTGGGTGACCGGCCGGGTCGACGACGTGATAAACGTCAGCGGGCACCGGATCTCCACGGCCGAGGTCGAGAGCGCGCTGGTCGCCCACCCGGCGGTCGCCGAGGCGGCGGTGATCGGTCGCTACGACGAGGACACGGGACAGGCGATCGTGGCCTACGTGATCCTCGAGGGCGACCGCAAGGGCAGCGACGAGCTGGCCCAGGAGCTTCGGCAGCAGGTGAGGAGGGTCATCGGGGCGCACGCGAGACCGCAGGAGATCGTCTTCACCCCCGATCTTCCGAAGACGCGCAGCGGCAAGATCATGCGCCGCATCCTGCGCAGCCTCTCGGAGGGCCGGGACGACCTGGGCGACACGACCACGCTGGCCGACCCGAGCGTGGTGGACAGCCTGAAGGAGCAGGTCTCGGCGAGCAGATAG
- a CDS encoding LysM peptidoglycan-binding domain-containing protein, which yields MPVGKAAFAPYPPGVTSGKRRIRHRYRRRRLAALLAAAACGLYLAAHAGAEPETEYYVVRPGDTLWSIAAERYPPHTDPRIVVEKIREENGLRGYGIRPGEPLRLPEG from the coding sequence ATGCCCGTTGGGAAAGCGGCCTTCGCCCCGTATCCTCCAGGAGTGACGAGCGGGAAGAGAAGGATCCGGCACCGCTACCGCAGGAGGCGCCTCGCGGCCCTCCTGGCCGCCGCGGCCTGCGGACTCTACCTGGCAGCCCATGCCGGTGCGGAGCCGGAGACGGAATACTACGTCGTCCGCCCCGGCGACACCCTGTGGTCGATCGCCGCAGAGCGCTACCCGCCGCACACCGACCCTCGGATCGTGGTGGAAAAGATCCGGGAGGAGAACGGCCTCAGGGGCTACGGGATCCGGCCCGGAGAGCCCCTGCGGCTTCCGGAAGGGTGA
- a CDS encoding zinc metallopeptidase — translation MGFGGYLLIMIIGALISGAAALWVRSSYARWSKQPSSSGLTGAEVARMILDRNGLTHVRVEPVPGTLTDHYDPRAKAVRLSEGNFRGSSVAAVSVAAHECGHAIQDASGYVPMRLRAGIFPLVMFSSQVWPMAFLLGIIGLGQFWIQLAVVMFLAVLLFHVVTLPVEIDASRRAYGILGRYGVLSAVETGGSRRVLTAAAFTYIAAALTAVLMFLYLLMASRE, via the coding sequence GTGGGATTCGGCGGCTACCTTCTCATAATGATAATCGGGGCTCTCATCTCCGGGGCTGCGGCTCTGTGGGTGAGAAGCTCCTACGCCAGATGGTCCAAGCAGCCCAGCTCCAGCGGGCTCACTGGGGCGGAGGTCGCCCGCATGATCCTCGACCGCAACGGGCTCACCCACGTGAGGGTAGAGCCGGTACCGGGGACCCTCACCGACCACTACGACCCCCGGGCGAAGGCGGTGAGGCTCTCTGAGGGCAACTTCAGGGGCAGCTCGGTTGCGGCGGTGAGCGTTGCGGCGCACGAGTGCGGGCACGCCATCCAGGATGCCAGCGGGTACGTACCGATGCGGCTGAGGGCGGGGATCTTCCCGCTGGTGATGTTCAGCAGCCAGGTGTGGCCGATGGCATTCTTGCTTGGGATCATAGGGCTTGGGCAGTTCTGGATCCAGCTTGCTGTGGTGATGTTTTTGGCGGTGCTCTTGTTTCACGTGGTGACCCTGCCGGTGGAGATAGACGCCTCCCGGCGGGCCTACGGGATACTCGGGCGCTATGGGGTGCTCTCGGCTGTGGAGACGGGGGGCAGCCGGCGGGTGCTGACGGCTGCGGCCTTCACCTACATAGCCGCGGCCCTCACCGCTGTGCTGATGTTCCTCTACCTGCTGATGGCCAGCCGCGAGTAG
- a CDS encoding Crp/Fnr family transcriptional regulator yields the protein MPRHDTGGFAASSPPEGFDLKDFEEAGLRVVERRFAPKDLIFAPGDPDDQLYFLLSGVVRLYKIYGDYKEATTALLKDRGIFGKLSLVEGRWQDVFAEAVTEARVAAIQKAAIEQVVKTKPDFALKLFSSLSERLRQSDEVIESLLHREVSARLSTLLLNLGERFGREENGRVVIQVRMTHQDLANMIASTREAVSKVMSEFQREGFIETRNRRIVLLDTEALAERAAGPTGLV from the coding sequence ATGCCGAGGCACGATACCGGCGGGTTCGCCGCCTCCAGCCCGCCGGAAGGGTTTGACCTGAAGGACTTCGAGGAGGCCGGGCTGAGGGTCGTGGAGCGCCGTTTCGCGCCCAAGGATCTCATCTTCGCTCCCGGGGACCCGGACGACCAGCTCTACTTTCTGCTCTCCGGGGTCGTGAGGCTCTACAAGATCTACGGCGACTACAAGGAGGCCACAACGGCCCTGCTGAAGGATCGCGGAATCTTCGGCAAGCTCAGCCTGGTCGAGGGTCGCTGGCAGGACGTCTTCGCCGAAGCCGTCACCGAGGCCCGGGTCGCGGCCATCCAGAAGGCGGCCATCGAGCAGGTCGTGAAGACCAAGCCGGATTTCGCCCTCAAGCTCTTCTCTTCGCTCTCCGAGCGGCTGCGGCAGTCCGACGAGGTCATAGAGAGCCTGCTGCACCGGGAGGTCTCGGCTCGCCTCTCCACGCTGCTCTTGAACCTCGGAGAGCGCTTCGGCAGGGAGGAGAACGGCCGGGTGGTTATCCAGGTCAGGATGACGCACCAGGACCTGGCGAACATGATCGCCTCAACCCGGGAGGCGGTCTCGAAGGTGATGAGCGAGTTTCAGCGCGAGGGTTTCATCGAGACGCGCAACCGGAGGATCGTCCTCCTCGACACCGAAGCACTGGCGGAGCGGGCCGCCGGGCCGACCGGGCTGGTCTAG
- a CDS encoding HD-GYP domain-containing protein, translating to MPGSLRVDAARLYIFGLSGLAFALLGGWIYLFGVRFSWFALGMSAVLSIMCAVSRRFRLSFGRNEVEVGDVATLAALAVAGPVWALLVAAPAVLYRDRLRMLYEAATYIIILVAAGLALWLSGASSVMDAKPGPELAYGIFAAGAAYYSLDALINSLLARIKYGTPVVHTLRESMLPLIPSDIAAVITAAGVAYAVAVFGPATALVLFSGAFAALMTLHMIHERQRESEELREENRGLREANAVFAARLIETVGLRDGYTHRHAAAAAVYTEDVAREFGLEQEKVQALKTAALLQNVGLAGIPDEVLLSPPGKLNSLGKMQLEQHPMHGERLISGIPGLEEAAKWVRWHHERVDGSGYPDRIRGEWLPVEARILAATGLYAEMVLDGPHSPALPAQEARFRLTSEAGKGLDPEVVKVLLRVLDREDGNYATASDDRFAFPEPSEVRRDEKAG from the coding sequence ATGCCTGGTTCGCTGCGGGTTGACGCCGCCCGGCTCTATATTTTCGGCCTCTCGGGGCTGGCGTTTGCGCTGCTCGGGGGTTGGATCTACCTGTTCGGCGTGCGCTTCAGCTGGTTCGCGCTCGGGATGAGCGCGGTCCTCTCCATCATGTGCGCCGTTTCCCGGCGTTTCAGGCTCAGCTTCGGCAGGAACGAGGTGGAGGTCGGGGATGTAGCTACGCTCGCCGCTCTGGCCGTCGCAGGTCCCGTCTGGGCCCTGCTGGTGGCCGCCCCCGCCGTCCTCTACAGGGATCGCCTGCGGATGCTTTATGAAGCGGCTACGTATATCATCATACTTGTGGCGGCAGGCCTCGCGCTGTGGCTCTCGGGGGCTTCGTCCGTCATGGACGCGAAGCCGGGACCGGAGCTGGCGTACGGCATCTTCGCGGCGGGTGCTGCGTATTACTCCCTGGATGCTCTCATCAACTCACTACTCGCTCGCATCAAGTACGGAACCCCCGTCGTGCATACCCTGCGTGAATCGATGCTACCGCTCATTCCCTCGGACATTGCGGCCGTCATAACCGCCGCCGGGGTGGCGTATGCGGTTGCCGTCTTCGGTCCGGCGACGGCCCTCGTGCTGTTCTCAGGGGCGTTCGCCGCGCTGATGACGCTGCACATGATCCACGAGCGCCAGCGCGAGAGCGAGGAGTTGCGGGAGGAGAATCGGGGGCTGCGCGAGGCGAACGCGGTCTTCGCCGCGCGCCTCATAGAGACGGTGGGGCTCAGGGACGGCTACACCCACCGACACGCGGCCGCGGCCGCGGTCTACACGGAGGACGTGGCGCGGGAGTTCGGGCTGGAGCAGGAGAAGGTGCAGGCGCTCAAGACCGCGGCCCTCCTGCAGAACGTGGGCCTCGCGGGCATCCCCGACGAGGTGCTCCTCAGCCCGCCCGGGAAGCTCAACTCGCTCGGCAAGATGCAGCTGGAGCAGCACCCGATGCACGGGGAGCGCCTCATCTCCGGCATCCCGGGCCTCGAAGAGGCGGCGAAGTGGGTGCGCTGGCACCACGAGCGCGTGGACGGCTCGGGGTATCCGGACCGTATCCGGGGAGAGTGGCTTCCGGTGGAGGCCCGGATACTCGCCGCGACGGGTCTCTATGCGGAGATGGTCCTCGACGGCCCGCACAGCCCCGCCCTCCCGGCTCAGGAGGCACGCTTCCGGCTCACCAGTGAGGCGGGGAAGGGCCTTGATCCCGAGGTGGTGAAGGTGCTGCTGCGGGTGCTGGACAGAGAGGACGGGAACTACGCCACCGCCTCCGACGATCGCTTCGCATTCCCCGAACCCTCGGAGGTTCGGAGGGACGAGAAGGCGGGCTAG
- a CDS encoding ArnT family glycosyltransferase codes for MSGGKAGIARKTNFLFAAYLGVLLVVGLLTVGRMGITWDEPNYFTSSYSYFSWFLHAAQNPSDWWSAIDRYWEQSHEAPPFFKLWAGLFAAAGALLFGTDDLGLLGNFYRMGSYALFLLAVWGAFRFVRREFGEVAAWGTALSMPLIPVLFGFARLGQLDGPAAAMYLLAAIGLFRAMEGSWPTPLAGGLLGLAFATKLTVFPVTGAAVLWVALYRREAALRLAGCFAVGAGVFFALWPWLWRDPLARTWEFLTWAGGLQEERFTYYLGEWWAGAPWHYPLACLVVLVPVVVALAGVVGAVVLLRDASSPAAGWILLNLALVLAVAGSGLVPVYGGPRQFLAAFPLWAVCAGVGLGWLAGRLRSFGVAALFAAYVVLALPGILWTGVQNSLEYYGEAVGLIPGARALGFETTYMADTYRYAVRWLNRNAPEGATVYVQAGTYPVAESYRRAGELRRDLRPAYLAPIAVERYVYDRKVREGSYFVFLPRQSIYTNQLLALRRKEPLYAYEKGGVPLVMVYAGDAVRETLGVRGSPRPRDPGPANALVAGGGALALIAFLAGATRRRR; via the coding sequence GTGAGCGGAGGCAAAGCCGGCATAGCGCGCAAAACGAACTTCTTGTTCGCCGCGTACCTGGGCGTGCTCCTCGTGGTGGGGCTCCTCACGGTGGGGCGCATGGGGATCACGTGGGACGAGCCGAACTACTTCACCTCTTCCTATTCTTATTTTTCCTGGTTTCTGCACGCAGCCCAGAATCCCTCCGACTGGTGGTCTGCGATCGACCGCTACTGGGAGCAGAGCCACGAGGCGCCGCCCTTCTTCAAGCTGTGGGCCGGGCTCTTCGCCGCCGCCGGGGCGCTGCTGTTCGGGACGGATGATCTCGGGTTGCTCGGCAACTTCTACCGGATGGGCTCCTACGCGCTGTTTTTGCTGGCGGTCTGGGGGGCCTTCCGCTTTGTGCGGCGGGAGTTCGGGGAGGTGGCCGCCTGGGGCACCGCTCTCTCCATGCCGCTCATCCCGGTGCTCTTCGGCTTCGCCCGGCTGGGACAGCTGGACGGGCCTGCGGCCGCGATGTACCTGCTGGCCGCGATCGGGCTCTTTCGGGCGATGGAGGGGAGCTGGCCGACGCCGCTTGCGGGAGGCCTTCTGGGGCTGGCCTTCGCCACCAAGCTGACGGTCTTCCCCGTTACGGGGGCCGCGGTGCTGTGGGTGGCTCTCTACCGGCGGGAGGCGGCGCTGCGGCTGGCGGGATGTTTCGCCGTCGGGGCGGGGGTCTTCTTTGCGCTCTGGCCCTGGCTCTGGCGGGATCCTCTCGCCAGAACCTGGGAGTTTTTGACGTGGGCCGGGGGGCTGCAGGAGGAGCGGTTCACCTACTACCTGGGTGAGTGGTGGGCGGGGGCTCCCTGGCACTACCCGCTCGCCTGCCTGGTCGTGCTGGTCCCGGTGGTGGTGGCGCTGGCCGGGGTTGTCGGGGCGGTGGTTCTACTGCGGGATGCTTCTTCGCCGGCCGCCGGTTGGATCCTGCTCAACCTGGCCCTCGTGCTGGCGGTGGCCGGATCGGGGCTCGTCCCGGTCTACGGCGGGCCCCGGCAGTTCCTCGCCGCCTTTCCCCTGTGGGCCGTCTGCGCCGGGGTGGGGCTCGGGTGGCTTGCGGGGAGGCTGCGTTCTTTTGGGGTAGCGGCGCTGTTCGCCGCTTACGTCGTGCTCGCGCTTCCCGGGATACTCTGGACCGGTGTGCAGAACTCGCTCGAGTACTACGGGGAGGCCGTCGGCCTCATACCGGGAGCGCGGGCTTTGGGCTTCGAGACGACATACATGGCCGACACCTATCGGTACGCCGTGCGCTGGCTCAACCGCAACGCCCCGGAGGGAGCGACCGTCTACGTACAGGCCGGGACCTATCCGGTCGCCGAGAGCTACCGGCGCGCGGGCGAGCTGCGCCGGGACCTGCGCCCGGCCTACCTGGCCCCGATAGCCGTGGAGAGGTACGTCTACGACCGTAAGGTCAGGGAGGGATCCTACTTCGTCTTCCTTCCGCGCCAGTCCATCTATACCAACCAGCTGCTGGCCCTGCGGAGAAAGGAGCCGCTCTACGCCTACGAGAAGGGAGGCGTCCCGCTCGTCATGGTCTATGCCGGCGACGCCGTGCGTGAGACCCTCGGCGTCCGGGGCTCGCCCAGGCCCCGCGACCCGGGGCCCGCCAACGCCCTCGTCGCCGGCGGGGGGGCGCTCGCGCTGATCGCCTTTCTCGCCGGTGCCACGCGGCGCCGGAGGTAG
- a CDS encoding RNA polymerase sigma factor, producing MEYASTTALGGWRARLKGLTARREGLDDRELVERTLAGDMRSYEELVRRYERLVASLLYPYARREISVEDLVQETFLRAYDRLETFNPDYRFKTWLLAIANNLGVDTLRRRREVVEFNHEIHAGETGGPEAAALSAERSESLREAVLSLPEQYSVPLMLRYNEEMSYAEIAEVMGLSVPAVKSRLFRARNMLAGRLEGEAG from the coding sequence ATGGAGTACGCATCCACCACGGCACTCGGCGGTTGGCGGGCGAGGCTCAAGGGCCTCACTGCCCGGCGTGAGGGGCTCGATGACAGAGAGCTCGTCGAGCGGACCCTCGCGGGGGACATGCGCTCCTACGAGGAGCTCGTGCGCCGCTACGAGCGGCTCGTGGCGAGCCTGCTCTACCCCTACGCCCGGCGGGAGATCTCGGTGGAAGACCTCGTGCAGGAGACCTTCCTGCGCGCCTACGACCGGCTGGAGACCTTCAACCCCGACTACCGCTTCAAGACCTGGCTTCTCGCGATAGCCAACAACCTCGGGGTGGACACGCTGCGGCGGCGGAGGGAGGTCGTGGAGTTCAACCACGAGATCCACGCCGGGGAGACCGGGGGGCCGGAGGCCGCCGCGCTGAGCGCAGAGCGGTCCGAGAGTCTCCGAGAGGCGGTGCTCTCTCTTCCCGAGCAGTACAGCGTACCCCTCATGCTGCGTTACAACGAGGAGATGAGCTACGCCGAGATAGCCGAGGTCATGGGGCTCAGCGTCCCGGCGGTCAAGAGCCGCCTCTTCAGGGCCAGGAACATGCTCGCCGGGAGGCTGGAGGGGGAGGCGGGATGA
- a CDS encoding zf-HC2 domain-containing protein, with protein MSGSPGGCDPRLVFELADGALEPGRRRRALAHLDSCPGCRSLYERERRLSERLRRTPPPAAGSVCREVVMELSTRPTGVRLVWVVLCLGLLLVDGVALVAAGMNPLLFASDLLGVFWAVASGLATAGRVLLEAIGVILLIALAAGTLADLLVAVVVISARRRARQA; from the coding sequence ATGAGCGGCTCCCCGGGTGGTTGTGACCCCCGGCTGGTCTTCGAGCTCGCCGACGGCGCGCTGGAGCCGGGACGCCGCCGGCGGGCGCTCGCGCACCTGGACTCCTGCCCCGGCTGCCGGTCCCTGTACGAGCGCGAGCGGCGGCTGAGCGAGCGGCTGCGGCGGACGCCGCCACCCGCCGCGGGCTCGGTGTGCCGGGAGGTGGTCATGGAGCTTTCGACCCGCCCGACCGGGGTTCGCCTGGTGTGGGTCGTGCTCTGTCTCGGGCTGCTCCTCGTCGACGGGGTGGCGCTGGTGGCCGCCGGGATGAACCCCCTGCTCTTCGCCTCCGACCTTCTGGGCGTCTTCTGGGCGGTGGCTTCGGGGCTCGCGACCGCGGGTAGGGTATTGCTGGAGGCTATCGGGGTCATCCTCCTTATAGCGCTCGCCGCGGGGACGCTGGCCGATCTTCTGGTGGCCGTGGTCGTGATCTCGGCCCGCCGCAGGGCCCGACAGGCATGA